TCAGTGCGCTGCCCTCGAGGTGCCGATTGAGGTGCACGAAGACACGGCCTTTTTCGGGCCCCGCCTCGACGCacttgcgctgcagcagcttgAAAAAGATGCAGCTGGGTTCTACCACTACACAGATACAAGCGGCACACAGCCTGCCAAGTCCATCTCCattcgaggagcgcgccaagaAACATACAAGTATGTCGATACCAACACCGGCGCTGTCCTCGAAGAAGTCGAGGTGGAACGTGTATTCTTTGAAGCCTTTCAAGGCGCTGTATTTTTACATCAAGGCACGACGTACATCTGCCAGGATGTATTGCATGACCACAATGTCGCACTActtgcgcgtgccgacgtCATGTACCATACACGTCCCCGCGATCTGACCGACACAGATGCGACACAGACATGGCGGATTCGtacgctcgagcacgcccaTCTGCTCGCTTACTATGGCCAGGTAACGctcacgtcgcgcgtctggGGCTACTACAAggtcgaccgccgcgcaaACATTCTCGACACGGTCGAAGTCGACTCGCCGCCCATGGTCCGCTCGACCAAAGGGCTCTGGATCGATGTGCCATGGTCGATTATCGAGCagatcgccgagcacggcatCAATGCACCAGCCGCGATCCATGCCGCGGAGCATGCCATTTTGAGCCTGACACCGCTGTTTGTAGCGAGCGGctcggacgacgtgcgTACGGAATGCAAAGTTCCTCGCCGCGAGATCGGCGACAAGAAGCAgccgacgcagcgcaagcgcccaTCGCGCTTGATCTTTTACGACAAGCCCGGGAACGATGCTGGAATCTGCGCACAAGTCTTTCAGCATCTCGATGCACTACTACGCATTGCGCTATCGGTCATTGAAAAGTGCCCGTGCCCCGACGGGTGTCCCGGCTGTATCGAGACACCATCGTgtgccggcgacgccgtcTCGTCCAAAGTCGGTGCCGGAGCCGTGCTGCgtggcctgctcgaccagccGGTCTTTGGCGAGCACGATCCAGTGCACTACGAGGAAGGCCACGCGGCTCGGCAGCTGGGCCAAACGGATGCACTACTACATACGCTTTGCTCGCCGGAGCCGgtgccgatgcgcgacgactCTATTACAGTGGAGCAAGTCGTGGAAGAAGCGATGGTCGCACGGCCATGGCCACGAAACGCGCATAGATGATGTACCTAGTTCCACGCatcgcgctggagcgcaagcgtctgcgcgagcgccgtccaGCCGTCTGCATCAGTCGCTTCGACGAGGTGTGTATTAGAGCGCGCAGacacggcgtgctgctTGTACGCCGCAAGCACCGCATCGGCCTTGACGCCCGAAGAGGTCACGCCCGGTACAAACGCCACGACAAGCGTGTCGACCTGACGAGCGAGTTGCTCTAGGCGTGTGCAATACGACGCCAGCTCTTCGCCCTGGTTCGCCTCGCCGTTCCACAGCGAGGCATAGCCATTCTCGTTGACAATTACGAGCTCAACATGGCACTGGCACTGCAGAGCTCGCGCGAGCATGGCACGCCCCTCGGCGGTCGAATacggcagcgtgcgcagcgttTCAACGcccggcagcgccggctTCTCGCCCGAGGGCGAGCAGATAAGAGCGTGTACCTGGAACAGCACCTGGAGCTGTGCTAGAAGCCCATCGACGTTATTCTGCAAAGCACCGTTGTGCGTAAGCTCGTTTTTCAGCTCCGTATCCACCGGAAAAGAGAGGCTCAGTGTGGGGTTCTATGTGAGCGCAGCAACACACCTTTCCGCTGCGCTTTTTCGGCGCACCAGCTTGCCCCCCATCCAATTTATTTTCGGAGCGTGTCCAGCGCCAAACTGCCGCACCCACCACGGCCGCTAGGCCGACGGCCaacagcgcggcgcgcaccggtCTCGGCGAACGTCCCTGCGCCGGGGGCATCTCGTGTGGAGGTGAAAGCAGAGTGGAGACAGCTACGTACAAGTTATCAAAAGACGTTTACTCCTTGTAGGTCGGAACCCACATCTGGCTGTTGATCCAGTCGTGGAGTTCCTTGTCGGAGAGCTTGGCGGTGAAGCCGTCGTCACCGGCAAGGCCCTGCTTGTTGATGAGCTTGATGCAGCGCTGTGCAATCTGGTTGGAAATCTcgcggacgcgctcgagcttggGGTAGATGCGGCCCTCTTTcttctcctcctcggtCATTGAGTCGGCGAGGGCCAAAGCGGACGCGGTAATGACGTCGTCCGTGATGTGGCGCGCCTTGGACAGGGCACCCGCAAGGCCCAGACCCGGGAAAATGTAAAAGTTGTTGCCCTGGTCCGCGAAGCGGGTCTTGCCCTTGAAGTCGACATTGTCGAAGGGCGAGCCAGCGGCAAAGATCGCCTTGCCATCCGTGAAGCGCAGTGCCTCCTCAAAGGTGCACTCCGACTTGGCCGTGGGGTTGCTGAGCGGGAAGACGATCGGGCGCTCGTTGTATTGCGCCATCTTCTTCAGCACGCCCTCGCTGAAGGTGCCGGGGACGGTCGAGAGACCAAAGATGACGGTCGGCTTGACGTAGTCAACAATGTCCTCGAGTTCCTTGAACTGCTTGTCGTCGTTgtcctcgcgcgcaaagTACTCCTTGTGCGACGCGAGCTTGTCACCACGGTTCTTGGTAATGAGACCCTTGGAGTCGGTGGTCCAGacgcggctgcgcgcctcctcctccgaCATGCCGTGGATCTGGAAGAAGGACATGAGCTGCTTCGCAACACCGATCGCGGCCGAGCCGGCACCGACCATCAGAATGCGCTGGTCGATCAGGTCCTTGCCCGAAGCAGCGGAGCCCATGCGTGCGGCGTTGATAAAGCCACCGAGAATCACGGCACCAGTACCCTGAATATCGTCGTTGAACATCGGGTACTTGTTCTTGTACCGATCAAGGAAAAGGAAAGCGTGCTCACTGCTCCAGTCTTCAAACTGGATGATGAGGTTGGGGTACTTCTTGTGCAGCTCATACATGACCTCGTCCACAAACTCGGCCAGCTCCTCAGTGCTGG
The Malassezia japonica chromosome 2, complete sequence genome window above contains:
- a CDS encoding malate dehydrogenase (oxaloacetate-decarboxylating) (NADP(+)) (EggNog:ENOG503NWPS; COG:C) codes for the protein MQSVQATPDAKQDAVHYSIDQHEYGGAACLRDIYTNKGTGFTKEERQRMGLRGLLPPSVQTMEQQLKRVEHQISTKSTSFQKHIALANLRQRNERLFYAYILKNMRSTLPLVYTPVVGEACQKFSHMFRRPEGLTLTIDDKGSVAECVSNWPRPQDVPRIAVITDGSRILGLGDLGWNGLGISIGKLSLYVAGAGVHPQSTMPIVIDVGTDNEEHREDPLYLGLRRKRPSTEELAEFVDEVMYELHKKYPNLIIQFEDWSSEHAFLFLDRYKNKYPMFNDDIQGTGAVILGGFINAARMGSAASGKDLIDQRILMVGAGSAAIGVAKQLMSFFQIHGMSEEEARSRVWTTDSKGLITKNRGDKLASHKEYFAREDNDDKQFKELEDIVDYVKPTVIFGLSTVPGTFSEGVLKKMAQYNERPIVFPLSNPTAKSECTFEEALRFTDGKAIFAAGSPFDNVDFKGKTRFADQGNNFYIFPGLGLAGALSKARHITDDVITASALALADSMTEEEKKEGRIYPKLERVREISNQIAQRCIKLINKQGLAGDDGFTAKLSDKELHDWINSQMWVPTYKE